The following proteins come from a genomic window of Acinetobacter baumannii:
- a CDS encoding TonB-dependent receptor plug domain-containing protein → MEHVMSKSFQPTRLVGAIAIAMGCSPVIFAEDATNATQLDPIVITASKSAEKASEVPARISVIDEKTIEQNPIADLPSLLRKEAGLTIHQTGGYGQTASVFIRGASAGHTLFLQDGMRSNTATVAGQNIHLFDTTDIKQIEILRGPASVQYGTDAIGGVIQLISKTPTQNKIFTTIEAGEKNTYKSILGIDLAQDGYYAQIRGQRFETDGDQIISNDDRKAGFDQKGYSAKVGVDKEQYALSAEIKENKGTGDFFSYGAAQAYDFTNRLYNVNARLNLTNNIIWNTRLSQFEDQYNLIKAAYPSIVNTKQQEVDSNIKWQFTPSQNILFGVEHNKTTAEKVVAYNGDTGFDNSNKTTGYYLQHQYQHDGINTQAGIRVEDNDQFGTHTVGQLAGRFLVTPTTSVYANIGTAFRAPVVGQIITEPAWWGGNPDLKPEESVSYELGFDQKLNHGFNVYGSVYQTKVDNLMVSSAATNFVFYNIDKATLTGAELGLKWSLDNWFINAEYAYIQPKNDETDQDAPNRPRQNFNMNIGWDNGVYGFNTAFVAKGKAKDIQDVPGYTTLDFNAYWQMSPNVKIFTNIQNLYDTDYKTAWNKEVGSYYIASGRLASAGVTLSY, encoded by the coding sequence ATGGAGCATGTTATGTCTAAATCTTTTCAACCTACTCGTCTGGTAGGGGCTATCGCTATTGCGATGGGGTGTTCACCTGTTATTTTTGCTGAAGATGCAACAAATGCAACTCAGCTTGACCCAATTGTTATCACTGCTTCAAAAAGTGCTGAAAAAGCCAGTGAAGTTCCAGCGCGTATCTCAGTGATTGATGAAAAAACAATAGAACAGAATCCAATTGCAGATTTGCCCTCGCTATTAAGAAAAGAAGCTGGCTTAACTATTCATCAAACAGGTGGTTATGGCCAAACAGCCTCCGTATTTATCCGAGGAGCTAGTGCTGGACACACTCTATTTTTACAAGACGGTATGCGTTCAAATACTGCGACTGTAGCTGGTCAAAATATTCACTTATTTGATACAACAGATATTAAACAAATTGAAATATTACGAGGCCCTGCTTCAGTTCAGTATGGTACTGATGCTATTGGCGGTGTAATTCAATTAATTTCAAAAACTCCTACACAAAATAAAATCTTTACGACGATCGAAGCTGGTGAAAAGAATACTTATAAATCTATTTTAGGTATAGATTTAGCCCAAGATGGTTATTACGCTCAAATTCGTGGTCAACGTTTTGAAACAGATGGTGATCAAATCATTAGCAATGACGATCGCAAAGCTGGATTTGATCAAAAAGGGTATTCAGCTAAAGTTGGTGTTGATAAAGAGCAATATGCTTTATCAGCTGAAATCAAAGAAAATAAAGGTACTGGTGACTTTTTTTCTTATGGCGCAGCGCAAGCGTATGATTTTACTAACCGCTTATATAATGTTAACGCTCGCCTTAATTTAACTAACAATATTATTTGGAATACTCGTCTTTCTCAATTTGAAGATCAATATAATTTAATAAAAGCAGCGTATCCTTCAATTGTAAATACCAAGCAACAAGAGGTAGATTCAAATATTAAATGGCAATTTACACCAAGCCAAAATATTTTATTTGGTGTAGAGCATAATAAAACAACTGCAGAGAAAGTAGTTGCTTATAATGGTGACACAGGATTCGATAATTCTAATAAGACGACTGGCTATTATTTACAACATCAATATCAACATGATGGCATTAATACCCAAGCAGGCATTCGTGTAGAAGATAATGACCAATTTGGTACACATACAGTTGGACAACTTGCTGGTCGTTTCCTTGTTACACCAACAACTAGCGTATATGCAAATATTGGTACAGCTTTCCGTGCACCAGTTGTAGGTCAAATTATTACAGAGCCAGCTTGGTGGGGAGGTAATCCAGATTTAAAACCAGAAGAAAGCGTGTCATATGAACTTGGATTTGATCAAAAACTAAACCACGGCTTCAATGTATATGGTTCAGTTTATCAAACTAAAGTTGATAACTTGATGGTATCTTCTGCTGCAACAAATTTCGTATTTTATAATATTGATAAAGCAACCTTAACTGGTGCTGAATTAGGTTTAAAGTGGTCACTAGATAATTGGTTTATCAATGCGGAATATGCTTATATTCAACCTAAAAATGATGAAACTGATCAAGATGCGCCAAATCGCCCACGTCAAAACTTCAATATGAATATTGGATGGGATAATGGTGTATATGGCTTCAACACTGCTTTCGTTGCAAAAGGCAAAGCAAAAGATATACAAGATGTTCCAGGCTACACTACTCTTGATTTTAACGCTTATTGGCAAATGAGCCCAAATGTTAAAATCTTTACTAATATTCAAAACCTATATGATACAGACTATAAGACTGCATGGAATAAAGAGGTTGGTTCATACTATATTGCCAGCGGCCGCCTTGCATCAGCTGGTGTGACCTTAAGCTACTAA
- a CDS encoding cob(I)yrinic acid a,c-diamide adenosyltransferase — translation MGHRLSKIYTRTGDSGTTGLGDGSRVAKDDLRIAALGDVDELNAIIGVLRAQITDSQVANKADWDKSLSLIQHWLFDLGGEVCIPNYNLLQPVCIEFLEKEIDRMNEDLPMLKEFILPFGSLSCSYAHQARAVCRRAERSLMSVQTRDQNIQATALQLLNRLSDWLFVASRALQRAEGGQEVLWQKNINEMI, via the coding sequence ATGGGACACCGTTTAAGCAAAATCTATACACGCACAGGCGATTCAGGTACCACAGGTTTAGGCGATGGCTCTCGTGTTGCTAAAGATGATCTAAGAATTGCGGCACTTGGTGATGTTGATGAACTAAACGCCATTATTGGGGTACTTCGTGCTCAAATCACAGATAGCCAAGTGGCTAATAAAGCTGATTGGGACAAAAGCTTGAGTCTGATTCAACACTGGCTTTTTGACTTAGGCGGCGAAGTTTGTATTCCAAATTACAATTTGCTTCAGCCCGTTTGTATTGAATTTCTTGAAAAAGAAATTGACCGTATGAATGAAGATTTGCCTATGCTAAAAGAATTTATTCTGCCATTTGGTTCTTTATCTTGCAGTTATGCCCATCAAGCCCGTGCCGTTTGTCGTCGTGCAGAGCGATCGCTCATGTCAGTACAAACTCGCGATCAAAATATTCAAGCCACTGCCCTTCAACTTTTAAATCGTCTATCTGACTGGTTATTTGTCGCATCGCGTGCTTTACAGCGTGCTGAAGGTGGACAAGAAGTCCTTTGGCAAAAAAATATTAATGAGATGATTTAA
- a CDS encoding glycerophosphodiester phosphodiesterase: MRIIGHRGARREAPENTLGGFQHIKNLGIRGVEFDIRQLQDQELVVIHDDNFLRTAGVDQIVEQSTLAQALSFDHRQNWPNWPTSEPTPTLTDVLNLLDNFDHIEVEVKAVRDMALAEKLVQKLETELQGFEKVVTITSFDLQILTALRDINSQFKRGLLVELPVGATAIELAHQYGCCHIGWHDQLATDEMIQLSHQAGLNISVWTVNDVERAKRLQDLDIQGLITDIPTTMLEAL; this comes from the coding sequence ATGCGCATTATTGGTCATCGTGGTGCACGCCGAGAAGCTCCTGAAAATACATTAGGTGGTTTTCAGCACATTAAAAATTTAGGTATTCGTGGTGTCGAATTTGATATTCGTCAGCTGCAAGATCAAGAGTTGGTCGTCATTCATGATGATAATTTTTTGCGCACGGCAGGTGTCGACCAGATTGTAGAGCAATCAACATTGGCTCAAGCATTATCATTTGATCATCGTCAAAATTGGCCTAACTGGCCAACCTCTGAACCAACCCCTACGCTTACAGATGTTTTAAATTTACTTGATAACTTTGATCATATTGAAGTTGAAGTTAAAGCTGTAAGAGATATGGCATTAGCAGAAAAGTTAGTTCAAAAGCTTGAGACTGAGTTACAAGGTTTCGAGAAAGTCGTGACCATCACAAGTTTTGATCTTCAAATTCTAACCGCTTTACGTGATATCAACTCTCAATTTAAACGCGGATTGTTAGTTGAACTTCCGGTTGGAGCAACGGCGATTGAACTTGCTCATCAATATGGGTGCTGTCATATTGGCTGGCATGATCAACTTGCAACAGATGAAATGATTCAATTGTCTCATCAAGCTGGTTTGAACATTAGTGTCTGGACAGTGAACGATGTAGAAAGAGCAAAGAGACTACAGGATTTAGATATTCAGGGCTTAATTACAGATATTCCAACCACAATGCTTGAAGCTCTTTAA
- a CDS encoding META domain-containing protein → MKIQRLRKKNSIDIARKLPLKCLFIAISLVLAACQSTPQPNNHKGQVKPTHRVQTPVVKKKVSPDGVQDIDWQITQINGHKAKFFNQWPTLSLNSTVKTVTGHTGCNRVFGRYTFDFSQKKLDMEVNAGHSSCDGALAQEAELVDSLQRIKRFQLVGNTLYLLDQSGQRLIQAEKK, encoded by the coding sequence ATGAAAATACAGCGATTGAGAAAAAAGAATAGCATTGATATTGCAAGGAAATTGCCATTGAAATGTCTTTTCATCGCAATCAGCCTTGTATTGGCAGCATGTCAAAGCACGCCGCAACCAAATAATCACAAAGGCCAAGTAAAACCAACACATCGTGTACAAACACCAGTTGTGAAAAAGAAAGTGAGTCCAGATGGTGTTCAAGATATAGATTGGCAAATTACCCAGATAAATGGTCATAAGGCAAAATTCTTTAACCAGTGGCCGACTCTTTCATTGAACTCTACAGTCAAAACAGTAACTGGTCATACAGGATGTAATCGTGTTTTTGGACGATATACTTTTGATTTCAGCCAAAAGAAACTTGATATGGAAGTTAACGCAGGTCATTCGAGTTGTGATGGCGCGTTGGCTCAAGAAGCAGAATTGGTCGATTCTTTACAACGTATTAAACGCTTCCAGTTGGTAGGTAATACCTTATATCTACTTGATCAAAGCGGTCAGCGTTTGATTCAGGCCGAGAAAAAATAA
- a CDS encoding acyl-CoA desaturase, with translation MTSAPLKAPINWTASITLIGLPILAAIIIPIYAYYYDFSVSAWVSLFFLLALSSMGITAGYHRLWAHRAYEASLPLKILLMIGGTFAVQNSILFWASGHRTHHRHVDDVDEDPYSIERGFWYAHMGWMIRDHSPSEPDFKNAPDLLNDKLVMFQHKYYALMVVAVHVGILGLVGWATGDLWGVVLLGGLLRLIISHQVTFFINSLCHMFGKRPYTDENSARDNFWLAIATWGEGYHNYHHIFQYDYRNGVKWWQYDPTKWLIWTCSKIGLAKNLRRIPSFNIKKAELAMKFKYAEQDLAIYGHDVNADISQMKQRIAQEYEAFTHTLNDWAKLKEQELQAKKAAMAEKIHKMDHKLKVDFQLLEHRLSHHRECLETLMRNIKKNTNVVPD, from the coding sequence ATGACTTCCGCCCCACTCAAGGCCCCAATTAACTGGACCGCTAGCATTACCTTAATTGGTTTACCAATTCTTGCTGCAATCATAATCCCGATTTATGCGTATTATTATGATTTTAGTGTAAGCGCATGGGTAAGCTTATTTTTTCTTTTAGCTTTAAGTAGCATGGGGATTACTGCTGGTTACCATCGTCTTTGGGCACACCGTGCTTATGAAGCGTCGTTACCACTTAAAATTCTTTTAATGATTGGCGGCACATTTGCTGTACAAAACAGTATTCTGTTTTGGGCATCTGGTCACCGTACCCATCACCGTCATGTCGACGATGTAGATGAAGATCCATATTCAATTGAACGTGGCTTTTGGTATGCCCATATGGGTTGGATGATCCGCGATCATTCTCCATCTGAACCAGATTTTAAAAATGCGCCAGACTTACTCAATGACAAACTGGTGATGTTCCAACATAAATACTACGCCTTGATGGTCGTAGCAGTTCACGTTGGTATTTTAGGTTTGGTTGGCTGGGCAACTGGCGATTTATGGGGTGTTGTACTTCTTGGTGGTCTATTACGTTTAATCATTAGTCATCAAGTTACATTCTTCATCAACTCACTTTGCCACATGTTCGGTAAACGTCCTTATACCGATGAAAACTCAGCACGTGATAACTTCTGGTTAGCGATTGCAACTTGGGGCGAGGGTTACCACAACTATCACCATATTTTCCAGTACGATTATCGTAATGGTGTGAAATGGTGGCAATATGATCCAACAAAATGGCTCATTTGGACATGCTCTAAGATCGGTTTAGCAAAGAACCTACGTCGTATTCCAAGCTTTAATATTAAAAAAGCAGAATTGGCAATGAAGTTTAAATATGCTGAACAAGACTTGGCTATTTATGGTCATGATGTAAATGCCGACATTAGTCAAATGAAGCAACGTATTGCTCAAGAGTATGAAGCATTTACACATACTTTAAATGACTGGGCGAAACTCAAAGAACAAGAGTTACAAGCAAAGAAAGCAGCAATGGCTGAAAAGATTCACAAAATGGATCACAAGTTAAAAGTTGATTTCCAATTGCTTGAACATCGTTTGAGTCATCACCGTGAGTGTTTAGAAACTTTAATGCGTAACATTAAAAAGAACACAAACGTCGTACCAGACTAA
- a CDS encoding protein adenylyltransferase SelO, with product MQFNPLYSSLNPKLFHIQQPSPLRGAKAGHFNLALAEELQWTDEEKQAWVEICSGQRTFSEFPPLAMVYAGHQFGQWAGQLGDGRGLLIAQILNKKGQTIDLHLKGAGPTPYSRMGDGRAVLRSVIREYLAGHALNALGVASSHAVGFTSSTQGVQREKLEPGAMLLRTSECHIRLGHFEWINQYAPELLAEFTQKCIEWHYPECQQEEQPILAFAKAVIRNTAIMIAKWQLVGFAHGVMNTDNLNITGSTLDFGPYGFMERFRPNWINNHSDYQGRYTYQNQPSIAHWNLWTWLNNLIPLAEPEHKEQFKEALAACLEEFEPTFIEHYTTGLCQKMGLPHFHKDSTECGLSFLRILQAEQLDYTQSFIRLQNKEYKALRDDCLDIRQFDAFLTQYQNIREYQDIDELDANMQQVNPIYILRNHMAQRAIEAAERDDFSEVDRLFKLLNHPYTRQPDLEKPEDLGPLPSDVPDVAVSCSS from the coding sequence ATGCAATTTAATCCGCTTTATTCATCGCTCAATCCTAAGCTTTTTCATATCCAGCAACCCTCTCCGCTTCGCGGTGCAAAGGCTGGACACTTTAATTTAGCTTTAGCCGAAGAGTTACAATGGACAGATGAAGAAAAACAGGCTTGGGTAGAAATTTGCAGTGGTCAGCGTACCTTCTCGGAATTCCCGCCTTTGGCTATGGTGTATGCAGGCCATCAGTTTGGGCAATGGGCCGGTCAACTAGGCGACGGACGTGGCTTACTCATTGCGCAGATTCTTAATAAAAAAGGCCAAACCATAGATTTACATTTAAAAGGTGCAGGCCCCACGCCCTATTCACGTATGGGAGATGGGCGAGCAGTTTTACGCTCTGTTATTCGTGAATATTTAGCAGGACATGCTTTAAATGCTTTAGGGGTGGCTTCTAGTCACGCAGTAGGTTTTACAAGCTCCACTCAAGGTGTACAGCGTGAAAAGCTAGAACCTGGCGCAATGTTACTTAGAACATCTGAATGTCATATCCGTTTAGGCCATTTTGAATGGATCAATCAATATGCACCTGAGCTATTGGCCGAGTTCACTCAAAAATGTATTGAATGGCACTATCCAGAATGCCAACAAGAAGAGCAACCTATTTTAGCTTTTGCTAAAGCTGTGATTAGAAATACAGCCATTATGATCGCCAAATGGCAGTTGGTCGGTTTTGCTCATGGTGTAATGAATACCGATAACTTAAATATTACGGGTTCTACACTTGATTTTGGTCCATACGGTTTTATGGAACGTTTCCGACCAAATTGGATTAACAACCATTCCGATTACCAAGGGCGTTACACCTATCAAAACCAACCGAGTATTGCGCACTGGAACTTATGGACTTGGTTAAATAATCTCATTCCACTTGCCGAACCTGAGCATAAAGAGCAGTTCAAAGAAGCGCTGGCCGCTTGCCTAGAAGAATTTGAGCCGACTTTTATTGAGCATTACACCACTGGGTTATGTCAAAAAATGGGGCTTCCTCATTTTCATAAAGACAGTACTGAATGCGGCTTAAGCTTTTTGCGTATTCTGCAAGCGGAGCAGCTCGATTACACCCAAAGCTTCATTCGCCTTCAAAATAAAGAATACAAAGCTTTACGTGATGACTGCCTTGATATTCGACAATTTGATGCATTCCTTACGCAGTATCAAAACATCCGTGAATATCAAGATATTGATGAGCTTGATGCAAACATGCAGCAGGTAAATCCAATTTATATCTTACGTAACCATATGGCACAGCGAGCTATTGAGGCAGCGGAGCGAGATGATTTTAGTGAGGTTGACCGCTTATTTAAGCTACTCAACCATCCCTATACAAGACAACCAGATTTGGAAAAACCGGAAGATTTAGGTCCGTTACCAAGCGATGTACCTGATGTAGCGGTGAGCTGTTCTTCTTAA
- a CDS encoding response regulator produces MKHIMLVEDEVELAHLVRDYLEAAGFEVSMFHDGQDAYTSFQQRKPNLMILDLMVPRMDGLTICRKVREQSDLPIIMVTARTEEIDRVLGLNMGADDYVCKPFSPKELVARVQAVLRRLERKAEPEQNDSFRIDKAQQRIWYQQKSLSLTPTEFRLLELFLEHVGQVYSRAQLLDHINPDSFDVADRVIDSHIKNLRRKITEVAETGNRHEWIQAVYGVGYRFEYPEE; encoded by the coding sequence ATGAAACATATTATGTTGGTTGAGGATGAAGTCGAGTTAGCGCATCTGGTGCGTGATTATCTTGAGGCTGCTGGATTCGAAGTAAGCATGTTTCATGATGGTCAGGATGCTTACACGAGCTTTCAACAACGTAAACCTAATTTAATGATTCTGGACTTAATGGTTCCAAGAATGGATGGTTTAACGATTTGCCGTAAGGTACGTGAACAGTCTGATTTACCGATTATTATGGTGACGGCACGTACCGAAGAAATTGATCGTGTCTTGGGTCTAAACATGGGGGCAGATGATTATGTGTGCAAACCTTTTAGTCCAAAAGAACTGGTTGCTCGTGTGCAGGCCGTTTTACGCCGTTTAGAACGTAAGGCGGAGCCAGAGCAAAATGATTCTTTCCGTATTGATAAAGCACAGCAAAGAATTTGGTATCAACAAAAATCTTTAAGTTTAACGCCAACAGAATTTCGCCTACTTGAGTTATTTTTAGAACATGTGGGGCAAGTTTATTCACGTGCACAATTATTAGATCATATTAATCCGGATAGCTTTGATGTTGCCGACCGAGTTATTGATAGCCATATTAAAAACTTGCGTCGAAAAATCACGGAAGTGGCCGAAACTGGTAACCGTCATGAGTGGATTCAAGCTGTTTATGGAGTAGGTTACCGCTTCGAATATCCAGAAGAATAA